Proteins found in one Holophagales bacterium genomic segment:
- a CDS encoding dienelactone hydrolase family protein: protein MRHGRVARVALLLALNAAHAPAHSAPPPAALPVPRPFGVAVETGKRTMARGDRVAYDLYIPQAANGLPPPPWPAVVLDHGFARSKVRHANTSRFLAERGVVVLVANLVSLLGGERAQLANVESTRDHVAWLKARSASPGDPLFGLVDPERIALAGYSAGGAVAFEAAASGARVRAVVLLDAVPWERTIGAAKKVAVPRLLSLRSEPSACNSKGSVRKLLANLPFESDDVRIVGGTHCDAEDPTDAACRFFCGGSKDGARVLYRRLLYSFLRDALDAPPVGDVPDSWFEAIRRGVEDGSLVVDRVTPES from the coding sequence GTGAGGCACGGTCGGGTCGCCCGGGTGGCTCTCCTGCTGGCGCTCAACGCGGCGCACGCTCCGGCTCATTCCGCTCCGCCTCCGGCGGCTTTGCCTGTCCCGCGGCCGTTCGGCGTCGCCGTCGAGACCGGGAAACGGACGATGGCCCGGGGCGACCGGGTCGCGTACGACCTCTACATCCCCCAGGCGGCGAACGGCCTTCCGCCTCCCCCGTGGCCGGCGGTCGTCCTCGACCACGGGTTCGCCCGGAGCAAGGTCCGTCACGCGAACACGTCGCGTTTCCTCGCCGAGAGGGGCGTCGTCGTTCTCGTCGCGAACCTCGTCAGCCTCCTCGGTGGGGAACGCGCCCAGCTGGCGAACGTCGAGAGCACGAGGGATCACGTCGCGTGGCTGAAGGCCCGCTCCGCGAGCCCCGGCGACCCGCTCTTCGGGCTCGTCGATCCGGAGCGGATCGCCCTCGCCGGGTACAGCGCGGGCGGCGCGGTGGCCTTCGAGGCGGCGGCGAGCGGCGCCCGGGTCCGGGCCGTCGTGCTCCTCGACGCCGTCCCGTGGGAGAGGACCATCGGGGCGGCGAAGAAGGTGGCCGTGCCCCGGCTTCTCAGCCTGAGGTCCGAGCCGTCGGCGTGCAATTCCAAGGGAAGCGTCCGAAAGCTCCTCGCGAACCTGCCCTTCGAAAGCGACGACGTGAGAATCGTCGGGGGGACGCACTGCGACGCCGAGGACCCTACGGACGCCGCCTGCAGGTTCTTCTGTGGAGGGTCGAAGGACGGGGCCCGGGTGCTCTACCGGCGCCTCCTCTACTCGTTCTTGAGAGATGCCCTCGACGCGCCTCCGGTCGGGGACGTGCCGGACTCCTGGTTCGAGGCGATTCGCCGCGGCGTCGAGGACGGGTCGCTGGTCGTCGACCGGGTCACCCCGGAGAGTTGA